CTTTATCTGATATAATGGTTAGATTAGAACTTAGAAGTACATGAATATATTCTTGTTTTGATCAGTGACATAATCTTATAAAAATAAAGTCCTTCATCCCGTCTCAGGGTTAACAGATAAGCATTCTCCCTTTTAGAATATGATCAAAGTTCTAGATTTGTTGTTTTCATCTGTTTGCTGCATCTTTGGATATTGAACTACTGTATTTTATTCTTAGATTCTTAGAATGCTTCTCACTACATCCCAACTGATTCAAAGTTTCAAACTGTGTAGCTAGCTTCTTACAATACATACTTAGAATTCCAGTCATTGAATGGGTCCTTTGAAACGGAGTATATCAGAATACTTAGATTATAATAAAACGAAACAATATATTTAATACACTTCTTTAAATCTTTCTAAAATGCCTAAACTGTAACAGAAGGTTGTTAAAAGCCTACAGTTACAGTTCAGTTCTTAGAAACTGATGAGAACCTCTACCCTAGTAGCTGCTGATTTACTTTCTGGGCTATAGATAATTAAGGTTATTTTTGGGGAAACTTAAGTTCGAGAATACCTTAGCTTGTATACTTTCTTTTGTTTCGGCAATCAAAATTTTGCTGCCATTAAATACAACCATAAATCGTTCATGACAAATATTGGTGAGTGAGTTGCTCCTGTCTCGTTGTTGTATCTTACTAGTATTTCAGAGTCTCATGGACAGATATATCGGAActtcattcatataaatgaCGAGGATAGACTTGTGTCATAGTAACCTAATAACTAATATGCCGGCTATCTACTACTAGATTGATTTGAGGTATTCCCTTGAGATGTCGCATTTGATGGTGTATGGCTTCGTGTGAAAAATGCTGGTTGTGAAGGTActtggagagagagagaagagctACTTAGCATCAGTTCAACCGAAGACATTGTAGGTCTGTCTGCCATGTTGTGCTGGACACACAGCAAACCAATGTGTATGCATCTCAATATCTCTGTGCTAAATGCAGAAGGTAATGTAGGATCAACAATATTCCAAGCCTTGCCTTCTAGCCACTTATTCCATGCCTGTGACATCGAAATCCCATTGTTAGGTAATTAGGTTTTAATGTGGGTCTTCACTGTAAAACTGTTGTACATGTAAGGTAAAACTAAGGCTATTTATTTGCCCATGTGCTTAAAACGTACAAGCACATGGGCAAAGAAATAGACTTGGTGGTATCATGCTCAAGGTACAACTGGTTGTACTTAGAAACTTGCAATTGTTAATGATCCATTCCTTGTATCACATAAAAGCAAGATTAATCACACTTACAAAAGTAAGCAAGTTTTCGGGCTTTTCTCCAATTATCTTAAAAGAGCTAATCCTTTGACCGCTTACAATCTCTAGGATAAGTATGCCAAAGCTaaaaacatcagattttctTGACACATGACCATGGAGAACATATTCGGGTGCCATGTACCCACTGCCcgaaacaaaaataaagtcaAGGGTCAAAGTTAGATGGAAAACAAAATCATTCAAATCAAAGGTTGATATTGGTACAAAGATACTCACAAGGTTCCAACCATTCTGCTTGCCACTGCTTGAGTCTGGTCAATGTTAAACAGCTTTGCCATGCCAAAATCTGCAATCTTTGGATTAAAATCTGTGTCTAGCAGAACATTACCAGCTTTGAGGTCACGATGTACAATCCGCAGTCTAGAATCCTCATGAAGGTAAAGAAGTCCTCTAGCAATGCCATTAATGACTCTGTAACGTGTTTCCCATGGCATAGATGAACTTTGTATAGGATCTGTGTTTACACAAATGTCTTAAGATATTTTGAGAAAACAATATGCAAGAAAGCTTAAAGTTAAACAGCCTGCTAAAAAGTACTAACCAAATAAGAAGCTGTCTAGGCTTTTGTTGATCACAAACTCATAAATCAGCAACATTTCTTCTTTTTCAAAGCAGAATCCTAGAAGTCTTACCAGATTCCTGTGTTGAAGCTTGGTTAAtattaaaatttcatttttgaacTGTACATCACCATGAACTGAATTCCTTTCCAGTCTCTTCACCGCTATTTCTTGCTCGTCACGTAGCTTACCCTTCAAAGAGAAGATAATCAGTTAGTTGAAGTCATAACCAATTTTTCGAATGGTTTTGGGAGAACCTGTTACCTTATATACAGCGCCAAATGCACCTTCTCCAAGATAATTGTCATTGGAAAAATCGTTTGTTGCAACCTTGATAGCATCAAAACTATATTGTAAGGagttgaaattttcagtttcttCTTCTACATACATTACATGAATTTAAGGGTTAAACAACACAAGTAAATTAATTAGTCCTGAAACCAACAAAGTTTAATAATGAAGAACTAGCGTTCTTTCTTACTGTTTAGGTTTGTTGCAGACTTTTTATGTTTCTTCCTCCTTAATAAGATGCAGATTGAAGCTATGCTTATTATGAGTACTAGTGATCCGATAATCGGGATGACAATAGCAATGGTGCTATGACTTCTATGAGACTTCTGGTTTATTTCAACTAATAAGAGAAAAATGGAAAATACATGTCATGTAATGTCATGCATACATTTgatataaaatcattttctaaTAACTAGCTTTctcattttcctttgtttgttgtGTAAACATTCTTGTTTGAAAATAGTTTTTCCAAGGAACCAAGGACGGAAAATGAAGTTTCAAAACTAGTTTCAGTAATTTGAACTGAAATATACTTTTTATGGTATGTAATTCGGGTTACAATATTTTCCTTCAAACCAATCAGAACCTAATACTATGTAGTAGGTGTGGTAGATTCAAGACTATTATGCCTGATGTTACCTTGTGGAGTAGCACTTCTGTTTGATGCTGGTACTGGTGGTGGTAGTAGAGCTACATCAGATACACTACCATAAAAAGAGTACATTTCGTATCGAAGATTGCAGCTAGGCGCAATCACTCTGGCTCCTGCAGCAATAAACGTAGGCGTAACAAAGTATTTAGGGAACATGCTAAAGGTTAAGTTTTGGACACACTTAACACAATCATGTCTAGACAAATCTGGAGTACACTGAACTAGCCCATACAGTGTTTGATTTGTACTAGTACTAGTAAGATCACTTTTTCCAGCAGCATATTTCAGCTCAGAATTGCCTAATGAAGCCTGATTTTGCAAGGTACCCATCAAGGAAGTAAGCGTATTATTTATCCCCGTGATATTAGAAACGTTCTCATTATTCCATAGAGCCCAAACTGGCCTATCTCTAACTGTATGAAAAGTGGAgttatttgaaaaaaatattatgCAATTTTCAGTATATCCAAATGCCTGTTTTTCATTAGGACATAGCACCAGGAGGGTAGCAACCGAGTTACGGATACAAAGCTGGCAAGTATTTTCTGGGACATCACCCCTGCAGAGAACCATGGCTTCGACTTTATCTAGGTTTTGGCCTGCGGTGAAGTTGTAGTAGCCATGGGTGATATGAGTATTGGAGGATAGAGAATTGAGGACTGTTTTGAGGTTTGATTGGTAAGTGCTGTTTGGGGTGTAAGTTATGTTTCCACATTTGCTGTGGAGGAATTGAAACTGGGCTGAAGTTTTAGATGGGTAAGAAATGAGGATCAATGACAGGACTAAGCAGAGTAAAGTTGGTAACTCCATTTGTTGTGATTTAGGCTACAAAAATTCCTTTGTAAAGACAACAATCGTAGTCTATAAATATGAATTGAAAAAGAGAGAATATGGTGGAGTTGGTgtaattttagaaaaatataCTTGGCATTAAGACAAAAGCTGGAAGCTTACATGCATTGTAGATACACTTTTGTTTAAGCGTTCAGTAGGTAGAGGCTGCTACCTCCATTTaacaattactccgtattactccctccatcccggaatactcgacccggtttgaccggcacagagtttaagggacttgaattgacttatttaatttaataggtagtagttgatagtggggtattattttaatgtagttagtgggatgtgggttaagaggtggagttgggggagagtaggggttgaatttttaattattttttgtatggagtagggggtaggtgggttaatagaggtggagtgagaaataatataatattgttagaatatttccatttttagaaacaggtcaagtattaagggacgacccgataatgAAAACATGTCAAagattccgggacggagggagtaactattAAGGGGTTGTTTGGTTCGCTGAATTGGAATGGAATGGTATGAAGTCTCATACCACTATACCAGGGAGGTATGAATTATATTCCATTGTCATGTCAATTCatgatttttttaatatattgatGTGAGCCTTGTTTCATTATGATCAACGTTTGCTTTCTAAATTTATAGTCATTTGATGAGTCCCTTGCACTCCAAATTTATAGCCTTGTTTCATTGTGATCAACGTCCGCTTTGTAAATATATTGCAGTTCaaatttttgaagaattttatttGGATGGAAAAAACTATCAGATCTATGGGGATACCGTGGGAGTTACTTCGAATGATGGTGTCTTTGTCGCTTACGATGAATGTGCTTTTCCAGTTTGCAAGCCTTGTTATGAGTATGAGAGAAAAGATGGAAACCAGTGTTGCCAGACAAGATACAAGAGATAAAAAGGTTTTCTCGCTTTAGATAGTCTTTATACCTTTCACTAAACCTTATTTTGttttacggatatttcatgaaatacccccgagttttgaagtaattcaccaaatgcccatcaagttccaataattcaccaaatacccctgacaattgacttaatgcccaaaatacccttactgataacggtccgttagtccgccgttagcctagtttcataattcaccaaatgccccttttttaaaatttatttcaccaaataccccaaacttaaaaatagttattctgatgttccaacggctagttttttcgtTTGAAAAGTAGCCGTTGGTCTTGCTTGGCTATATATAAAAACCCATTTTCTGAATGTTTCTTGTAATTTAGATGTTGttttgctttgctaatttcattaGATTTGTGTTATGAGTTttgtttcaaaatcatcatccacacacaATGAGTCCAAATATATTAGAGTACGTACCTAACCAATTTTGCtattgtggtaggaaatttGCCATCCGAatctccgatacaacactcaatccacaaaggttgtactacaagtgtgatccttgcaacaatctgagatggtgcaagggagtagttgagcaagaaaacaGGGGGCAACAGCATGAAGGACAATACAggggaagcttagacgaaggAGTTAAAGTACTGAAAACAGGGCAAAAAGTAAGATGCAATAGCacttgaagcaaatgaagaaaaagCTGATACTGTAATGTCAATACAAGGCATCTTGCTTTGATTTTGTAATGAAGAAAGGCTAATCCTATTTATGTCATGGTTTGGGATGGACAGGCAGAACTTAGGACTCAGGAGAGCACGCAAGTACTTTTAGCAAAAAAAAGGCCAGGACTTCAAAGAACTCTTAGCAAAGAATTTGGGAGACAACCAACATGTGAAAGAAGTCTGAGGGCAGGGTCTTATTATTGGTATAGAGTTTGATGTACAAGCTGGCCTGCTGGTTGATGCTTGTCGAAATTCAGGaatgttaaattgttaatatTAACTGCTGGAAAAGGAATTAGTGAGATTGGTTCCTCCACTGACCATATTAGAACAGGAGCTCGAAACAGGTTCTGAGATTCTCTTCGAGTGTTTCCTGTCCCTGGGTTGAAGCAGTTGAGTTGAATTTGTGTACGATGAGTCGATGCTTGTCAAATTTCCTTGTGACATCAATATATCCATAGCTCATAATTGGCATCGTAGCTGTAAATCAGGAATAAGTTTTCCTACTAGCTTCTCTTTGGATTATGCCTTGGGTTTAATGTACAAATTGTCATTTCAAGATATCCCACTCGTTAATCAGAACATTGATTTTCTTTGATGCTTGGATTCTTTCTATAAGTATCTTTCTCCCTTATTGTTAGGCTTAGTTTGTTATTTTGATACCTATAAATTGCGTAGCTTTGTATTGAATGGAACACACaatcaacattattattttctcttcttaCTACGTTTGTTCATAATTAGCCTTTAGATATTATCACGACTTTAGTGGATCAAGAAggcataagcaaacaataagcaacgactacttttcaaacgaaaaaactagccgttggaacaTCAGAATAACCATTTTTAAGttttgggcatttggtgaaataattttaataataggggtatttggtgaaataaatttaaaaaaaggggcatttggtgaattatgaaactaggctaacggcggactaacggaccgttatcagtaagggtattttgggcattaagtcaattgtcaggagtatttggtgaattattggaacttgagcacttggtgaattacttcaaaactcggaggtatttcatgaaatatccgtttgTTTTATTATCGCACACatataaagaattttcctaaaACTTCTAAAAGCATAGAGGACGGGCGGGGGAGAGGATGTGAGACATAGAAGAGGGAGGAAACGATAAGGATCACTTTGAAGAGACCTTGTTTAGAAGAGgctttaaattattaaatatgCAAACCATAAAATTTCAAGCAACCTATATGGAATCAAATTATGGTATATTGGTATTTGGATCTGTACTTGGATGATAAAATTTGCAGCCAAACAAGTGACATCAAATAGAGTTTCAATTCATACCTAAGGGATTCCCATACCATTTCATTCCAATATTCTGAACCAAATATCGACCAAGCTATAAGTTTGATTATGTATCTACTGTACTTGGTAATATTGATAGTAGGTATGCTCTTCAAATGGAATTTGGATGCATAATATTATGCTACTCTGCCTTACTGTAGTTTCAAGTAGAATTTGGACTATTCTTCTATCTACATTGTAATATTCATAACAAATATACGATAGTAGAGCAGTTGATATTTCCTATGTTGTCAATAGAGTACTTTGACCACATATAGTAGAGTATTTGGTCATATattgtaatatttatttttgataCAAATTTTTGATGCTTTGTTGTACTATAGTGGAGTACCTACTACTTACTTTCAAGCAAAGATTGAAGATTTGAGGGACTTATCGGTTACCTATGTGACAAAGCATTAAGAAATGATGAATGAGGAATCTGAAGATGATATGGATTATGAAGATGCTGATATGTAGTTGATTTATTATTGTCATTTTAATTTTAGAGTTTTGTATTTCCTTTTGGAGAAGGTTGGACAAAACATTAAGCACTTTTAAAACATTACAGTTTTTATACTCTGAAATATTTATGTTGGATGAATGAATAATTGGATTGttttggttttataaatatgttTGTACCATTTATGTAAAAAAGAAAGTCCGGTGTCAACTAGAAATATTTgcatctgatttttttttaaatttttttttaaatctaatatataacaCAAAACTCAATTTTATTGGTAAATCTTATACTCCGTAATAGTATGAAAATAATCAAAGTTAAAAAATGTAGTAAAGTTTTACCTCATTCCATTGATCTTTGCACCGTATAGGCattccttcttttctttttctttttctggtcTTTCTTTCCTATTCTTTGTCTTTTAAGACAAACATATATAGTCTATCACAAATCCTTCGAAACTCAAAACGGGACATATATAGTCTGATCGCAAATCCTTCAAAACTCAAAATCCTATACTGAAACTCTTAATATACCAATTCATCAAAATCAGAAAAACCAAAATTCGTAACCCTAAAATCAAATAGATTATAACTAAAATTACCCTAATTCAAATTACAACCGGTGAATGTGCTTTCTTCTTCATGTTGCTCATTAGTTCCCTTCTTCTCATTTTTTGTTGGGCTTGCATAGTAAAACAAACTAACAAATGCAACAACGTCACGTGTAACCTTAATCTAGGGATTCAATTTTTAACCAAGGAACTAacttttgtttgttttgattaATTATGGCCGGAAAATGAATAGTAGGTCCCAAaagatgaaaaaaaatatatataaatccTAAACGGTAAAAATTGTAAAAGGTTGGACACAAGTTACATTCAGTACTATAAATTCACTTTGTCTATTAGGCAAGTCCAAATACATGCCTGTcatgtatttgcaaaaacatgccaaccccaaataaaaaggtaaaTGTAAATCTTAAATATTTTTGGGGGGAAATGTATAAcataattgtaaatttgtaaaacgGGGTGGTGATTTGGCAGTGCTGAGttggtattggtattacaaaaatggtattggtattacaaaaatggtactaaacattttttaaatgaaattcattttccttaaatggtactcattttgtattaaattttataaagtggtattaatatcacaaaaatggtgctaaatattttaaaatggtaTTCATATTACAAAATTGGTACTCAATTTTTCTATATGGGATCCAAGTTGGCAAACGGGGTTGActattcaacaatttcaaaatggCTGAGAAATTACAAACAAACCCATAACatgtatttcataatacatgccTGGCTGCGATTTTGACGCCCTCCCTAAATGGTTGACACTCCCTTCTCCATAACCAAAACTAAACACTTATTTCAGTTTGTTTAAATGTAACAAAGGCAGATGGTAATATATACCCTTGGTTAGTTGGTTTCTCTCTCCACCTTCCCccctaaaattttaaatttcaaaGCCATTTCTCAATTTACCATCTTTAGTCGCGCGTTCCACACCGCACTCAAACAGTGAAACCCTAAGACACATCACTGTACACTGGTGTCATTCAGTCGCCGGCCACCGCATTCCCCGTCGCTCCCTTAGCGCAGCCACCGTGTTCGCTTTTCTATTTCCATCAGAAGTTCAGATCTGAAGGTAAAATCTTCCCCCATttcctttattattttcatgtaATTATAGTATTTGTTAATATGTATTCTTCAATTTGTTTCTGTGAACTTTCACCATGATTAGGCGTAATTCTCCTAATTCTTCAGTATTGCAgtacaatttatttatttgattctGTTTCAATTACACAATTTTGTAGtttttgcttccttcttcaaaATTGTAGTGTGAAATTGTTGTGAATTTGGGGGAAATTGTGTGAAAGTGTTGTTCTTGACTGTAGAATTTTGTAATTTCTGACAGAAGTACAAACCCTAATCTACTATGAAAGGACTCAAACATGAAGAGGGTCCATTAATGGGGTTGTCAGAAGATCTGATCCTTGAAATCCTATTTCGATCAACCATAAGATCATTAGGAAGACTCTGTTGTGTCTCCAAAAAGTTGGATACCCTTATCTCAAACCCCGGTTTTGCCATATCTCGTCTCAATTTTTCGAACGCTACCACTCCACCCTTAACCCTTGCTATGCAGAAATATAATACCATTTCCTCTCTGAAGTTTAGAAGTTCCACCGATATTACTAAGGGCGTAAACTTAATTGGATTGGACAGAcaatttgatgatgacaactCTTTTGATGGGTGTTACTTTTTTATTGTTGGATCATGTCATGGCCTTTTGTGTCTTTACATTAAGGAGAAGAAGAAACGTGGCAAAGATTTGATGTATCTTTGGAACCCTACCACCAACGAATCCAGAAAAATCTCATTGCCTGTAGAACGGAGTTTAACTTATGTTAAGGTAGACTCTTGCTGGTTTGGCTTTCTTCCCTCCTTAAATGACTATAAGATCCTGTTAGTTTACACAGTGTATAAGCCGGCGTATGCAGATCACATGTATTTATACTCGTTAAGGAATAAAAGATGGGAAGAAGTTCGTGTATGTGATAAAGATTTGTCTTCCATTTCGCAATCTGACTCAGTTTTCATGGATGAAGCACTGCATTACCTCATTCGTCGCCAATGCATATTTAAATTTGATTTGGTTACTGAGACTTTGAAGAGGATATCCATCTCATTCGCGCCAGAATTATTTTCAAATGCATATCAGACGTATCTTAGTGTCATTGGAGAATATGATTGTCTATGTGTTGGGTTTGTACATCACTCCAAGAAAAACGTCCAGAGAGTATCTGATGACGACTCTGAGGGGGATGAGGGTGATAAATGGATGTTCGAGTTGTGGATGTTAGAGGAATATAACAACTGGGGTTCGTGGAAAAAGTTGTACAACATTGACTTGCAGGAAAAGATTGCTAGACGTTGCACCCAATTTTTAGGGATCACATATAGTGGCCTTCTTTGTTTTCTAAATGTGCATGACAGACTTGTGCTTATTGACCCAAGTTGGGATCCACCTTCACATGTCATCGTTGGGAATTGTGCAAAGGTTTACAAGTTGATCAGTTATGTGAGGAGTCTTGTTTCCCCTTCCTCTCCttttgttgttgatgatgatgagcaACCAGGTGGGAATTCATGCCTTCGAACGAGCTTTCGGCTTCCTCCTTGCCCATGGATTGCCGTAAGTGGTGGTGTAAATGTTGATGCtacagatgatgatgatgatgaagaagaagatgatgatgggGCTGATAGTGATGACGATGATGGTGATGACCATAACAATGATGGGGGTGATAGTGATGACAgtgatgatgacgatgatggtGATGACCACGACGACGATGATGATGGGGGTggtgatgaagatgaagaagatggtGGTGGCGGCATTAATTTGACTTTGAGTTTATAGGAGATTTCTTTGTAGCTTCTGCAATCGAACTATATTTGTAGTTCTATCTATGATTACTCATCAGTGAGTTGTTAAATGGATCAATTACTGCTTTTAGGATCTTTTAATTCTCTTTGGGACTACATGGAGTAAACAGAGTGGGTCTTTTGGAAGTGGTAGACAGTTGATGCGTAACAATAGACAGCAAAAACAGGATTGGAGTTGTCAAGGAGATCTTTTGGGGATGTGCAGTCAGAGGTGTGAGGGTTGTTTTAACTCGGATTTTGTCATTCTGATTCAGGAGTTGGAATCTGGTAACTTGCAGCTGAACCTGGCGTTACACTGATGATGTAAAGGAAGATCATGTTTGTTCATTGTCCATGATATCCTCTCTTATGCTTGTAAGTATGGTTCTAATTACAAGTAGTTTATTTATGTATTTGCACTAAGAATCCTTTTCTGAGAGGGTGGAAAGACTTTGGTTAGAAATTTGGGTTCTGGAAACTGATCTCTTGTACTTTTAGACAAATTTGTGTCAAATTATAGTATGTGATTCCTATGCTTTCTGTCATATGGAATATTTTTCTTAGCTGATTAACCTTACAGTTGTTTACGAGGATAATGTAGGCGTAAAAAAGTATTTGGGAAACATGCTAAAGGTTAGGTTCGGACACACTTAACAGAATCAGACCTAGACAAATCTCATTATTCCAGAGTCCCAACTGGCCTATCTCTAATTGTAGGAACTAGGAAGACTAGAgttatttgaaaaaaaatattgtgcAATTTTCAGTATATCCAAATGCCTGGTTTTCATTAGGACATAGCACCGGGAGGGTGGAAACCGAGTTACGGATACAAACCCGGCAAGGCGGCAAGTATTTTCTGGGACGTCGCCCCTGCAGAGAACCATGGCTTCGACTTTATCTAGGTTTTGGCCTGCGGTGAAGTTGTAGTAGCCATGGGTGATATGCTATGTTACTCCGACACTCCGGTGGAAGGTGTGTGTCGGtgtcgacacgacccgacccgcGACACGACACTCGACACGTGTCCGGGGAGGTGTCGACACCGGTGTCGGAAAAGGGTCCGAATTGCAGTGTCGAAATCGggaggagaaaagaaaagaactaaaaaaataaaaataaaatgcattcgAGATGAAGATATACGTAGTAGATGATAAAATTAGTCTTACCCGGACCAAAAAACAATGGATCTTGAAGAATtcgaaaccctagatctaacAATTGATGGTCGGGGAAGGCGAGAGAAGAAAAAATATGTTGGGGCTTTTGCTGTAGAAGGAAAAACAAGCATAATGAACTCTTCAATTTTCGTTTTCATTGATTATTTTCTTGAGAATCAGCCATAGTCATGGCTGAAGAGGTTTCTCTTTCCCGTCGGTTGTTTTGTGGTTGTTGGTCAAATGGTAAAACTGCTGGTCATTGACTCAttgcacaattttttttttaacctttaaaaaaaataaaataaacaagggTAAGTGTGGCCCGTGTGGGAGCCTGGGAGGTGTGCCAGGTGGGAAACAAACCCACGTGCTATCTGTCATACGGAATACTTTTTTAAGGGAATCTTTCCATTACTGTAGTTTGCAGACAACCATTAGTcaactttttcattttttttaatttctttgtaATTTGTAGTAACACTTTTAAAGAACTATTCTTTGTacctttccctcaaaaaaacaTAACTATTCTTTGTACCTCACTatcttcatattttttttatttgacaactaattttgttattttataaaaagtgtCGCTTTTTTATCCGACACTTTGTATAGGAGCCGTGTCTAAAAATTAAGTCAAGACACTCCTTTGACCGTGTCGGAGTGTCTGCAATTATTTGAATCGGAGTGTCGGATACTCCGACACCCGTGTCGGACACGACACCGACACCCGTATCTGAGTAACATAGGTGATATGAGTATTGGAGGATAGAGAATTGAGGACTGTTTTGAGGTTGGATTGTTAAGGCTGTTTGGGGTGTAAGTTATGTTCTCACATTTGCTATGAAGGAATTGAAACTGGGCAGAAGTTTTAGATAGGAAAGAAATGAGGATCAATGAGAGGACTAAGCAGAGTAAAGTTGGTAACTCCATTTGTTGTGATTTAGGCAACAAAAATTCCTTTGTAAAGACAACAATCACAGTATATAAATATGAATTGAAAAAGAGAGAATATGGTGGAGTTGGTGTAATTTTAGAAAAATTAAAGTATTTGGCATAAAAACATGCATTTTAGATACGCTTATGTTTAAATGTTCAGTAGGTAGAGGCTGCTACCTCCATTTTACAATTACTCCGTAAGTCCGTATTAAGTGTTCTGTTTGATGTAAAATTACGTCTGCTTTAGAAAATAATACTTCATCATTGTATATTTCCTGTTTAAAAATCGGGTTTTTTT
This Spinacia oleracea cultivar Varoflay chromosome 6, BTI_SOV_V1, whole genome shotgun sequence DNA region includes the following protein-coding sequences:
- the LOC110790701 gene encoding putative cysteine-rich receptor-like protein kinase 31 isoform X2, whose product is MYSFYGSVSDVALLPPPVPASNRSATPQEEETENFNSLQYSFDAIKVATNDFSNDNYLGEGAFGAVYKGKLRDEQEIAVKRLERNSVHGDVQFKNEILILTKLQHRNLVRLLGFCFEKEEMLLIYEFVINKSLDSFLFDPIQSSSMPWETRYRVINGIARGLLYLHEDSRLRIVHRDLKAGNVLLDTDFNPKIADFGMAKLFNIDQTQAVASRMVGTFGYMAPEYVLHGHVSRKSDVFSFGILILEIVSGQRISSFKIIGEKPENLLTFAWNKWLEGKAWNIVDPTLPSAFSTEILRCIHIGLLCVQHNMADRPTMSSVELMLSSSSLSLQVPSQPAFFTRSHTPSNATSQGNTSNQSSSR
- the LOC110790717 gene encoding F-box protein At3g07870, with amino-acid sequence MKGLKHEEGPLMGLSEDLILEILFRSTIRSLGRLCCVSKKLDTLISNPGFAISRLNFSNATTPPLTLAMQKYNTISSLKFRSSTDITKGVNLIGLDRQFDDDNSFDGCYFFIVGSCHGLLCLYIKEKKKRGKDLMYLWNPTTNESRKISLPVERSLTYVKVDSCWFGFLPSLNDYKILLVYTVYKPAYADHMYLYSLRNKRWEEVRVCDKDLSSISQSDSVFMDEALHYLIRRQCIFKFDLVTETLKRISISFAPELFSNAYQTYLSVIGEYDCLCVGFVHHSKKNVQRVSDDDSEGDEGDKWMFELWMLEEYNNWGSWKKLYNIDLQEKIARRCTQFLGITYSGLLCFLNVHDRLVLIDPSWDPPSHVIVGNCAKVYKLISYVRSLVSPSSPFVVDDDEQPGGNSCLRTSFRLPPCPWIAVSGGVNVDATDDDDDEEEDDDGADSDDDDGDDHNNDGGDSDDSDDDDDGDDHDDDDDGGGDEDEEDGGGGINLTLSL
- the LOC110790701 gene encoding cysteine-rich receptor-like protein kinase 8 isoform X1 — protein: MELPTLLCLVLSLILISYPSKTSAQFQFLHSKCGNITYTPNSTYQSNLKTVLNSLSSNTHITHGYYNFTAGQNLDKVEAMVLCRGDVPENTCQLCIRNSVATLLVLCPNEKQAFGYTENCIIFFSNNSTFHTVRDRPVWALWNNENVSNITGINNTLTSLMGTLQNQASLGNSELKYAAGKSDLTSTSTNQTLYGLVQCTPDLSRHDCVKCVQNLTFSMFPKYFVTPTFIAAGARVIAPSCNLRYEMYSFYGSVSDVALLPPPVPASNRSATPQVEINQKSHRSHSTIAIVIPIIGSLVLIISIASICILLRRKKHKKSATNLNKEETENFNSLQYSFDAIKVATNDFSNDNYLGEGAFGAVYKGKLRDEQEIAVKRLERNSVHGDVQFKNEILILTKLQHRNLVRLLGFCFEKEEMLLIYEFVINKSLDSFLFDPIQSSSMPWETRYRVINGIARGLLYLHEDSRLRIVHRDLKAGNVLLDTDFNPKIADFGMAKLFNIDQTQAVASRMVGTFGYMAPEYVLHGHVSRKSDVFSFGILILEIVSGQRISSFKIIGEKPENLLTFAWNKWLEGKAWNIVDPTLPSAFSTEILRCIHIGLLCVQHNMADRPTMSSVELMLSSSSLSLQVPSQPAFFTRSHTPSNATSQGNTSNQSSSR